Proteins found in one Leptidea sinapis chromosome 23, ilLepSina1.1, whole genome shotgun sequence genomic segment:
- the LOC126971378 gene encoding uncharacterized protein LOC126971378, which translates to MVDPITGVSTNKNLSAMNYYAYRMMIRTHEENVTLKCRRLFQQFAVDMYVKVENERLAFIRFNQAKLRSEDYIHLRDAIHSDGHVQNIGRLPILPSSYIGSPRHIHEYAQDTMTYVRNYGTPDLFITFTCNSKWTEIERELEPGQKPQDRHEIIARVFQQTLKVMMDVLTKYRVFGDTRCYMYSVEWQKRGLPHAHILIWLLNKLHSNEVDDIISAEIPDPVTDPHLHDIVTTQMVHGPCGALNPLSPCMADGKCTKRYPRPLVAETVTGNDGYPVYRRRSKEDNGRTIKVKVQNQEIEIGNEFIVPYCPLLSRIFETHANVESCHSAKSIKYLYKNVTKGSDMAVFGITWENANDEISNFQMGRYVSTNEALWRLLSFRIHERYPTVVHLAVHLENGQRVYFTEANAAQRAERPPSTSFIHPRNDECFFLRLLLVNVRGPKSSAHLKTVNGHQCQTYREACQLFSLLENDSHWDLILADSVTSSNAYQIRTLFAIIITTCFPSQPIQLWNKYKDDICKDILHRLRIQTNNPVIQITDEIYSEG; encoded by the exons ATGGTCGATCCAATTACAG GCGTATCAACGAATAAAAATCTAAGCGCAATGAATTACTATGCGTATCGTATGATGATTCGTACACATGAGGAGAATGTCACTCTGAAGTGCCGTCGGCTATTCCAGCAATTCGCTGTCGACATGTATGTCAAAGTCGAGAACGAACGTTTAGCGTTCATCCGATTCAATCAGGCAAAGCTACGATCTGAGGACTATATACACTTGCGTGATGCTATTCATTCAGATGGTCATGTTCAGAATATTGGACGTCTGCCGATTCTCCCATCATCTTATATCGGAAGCCCACGCCACATCCACGAATACGCTCAAGACACTATGACGTACGTGCGAAATTATGGAACTCCggatttatttattacgttCACATGCAATTCGAAGTGGACGGAAATTGAACGTGAGTTGGAACCGGGCCAAAAACCGCAAGATCGCCATGAGATAATCGCCAGAGTATTTCAGCAAACACTCAAGGTTATGATGGATGTGCTTACTAAGTATCGAGTTTTTGGTGACACACGTTGTTATATGTACTCGGTGGAATGGCAGAAGCGTGGACTACCGCATGCTCATATCCTAATTTGGTTGCTGAACAAATTACATTCAAATGAAGTGGATGACATCATATCAGCTGAAATTCCTGATCCAGTCACTGATCCCCATCTACACGACATTGTGACGACACAGATGGTGCATGGACCCTGCGGTGCATTAAATCCATTATCGCCTTGCATGGCTGATGGAAAGTGCACAAAACGATATCCGCGACCGTTAGTTGCTGAAACAGTCACAGGGAACGATGGATATCCAGTTTATCGTCGGCGTTCAAAAGAAGATAATGGTCGAACTATCAAAGTTAAAGTTCAAAATCAAGAGATTGAGATCGGAAATGAATTCATTGTACCATATTGCCCGCTGCTATCACGAATTTTCGAAACACATGCAAACGTTGAGAGTTGTCATTCGGCcaaatcaatcaaatatttgtacaaGAACGTAACAAAAGGCAGCGACATGGCTGTGTTTGGTATTACATGGGAAAATGCGAATGACGAAATCAGCAACTTCCAAATGGGCAGATACGTGAGTACTAATGAAGCACTTTGGCGATTATTGTCATTTCGAATTCATGAAAGATATCCCACAGTTGTACATTTAGCAGTGCATTTGGAAAATGGCCAAAGAGTTTACTTCACTGAGGCTAATGCGGCACAACGAGCTGAGAGACCACCATCGACATCATTCATTCACCCTAGAAAtgatgaatgtttttttttgcgaCTGCTGTTGGTAAATGTACGTGGACCAAAATCATCTGCGCATTTGAAAACTGTGAATGGCCACCAATGCCAAACATATCGAGAAGCATGTCAACTATTCAGTTTGCTGGAGAACGATTCTCATTGGGATTTAATACTTGCGGATTCAGTTACTTCATCAAATGCGTACCAAATACGAACGCTGTTCGCAATTATCATCACCACATGTTTTCCTTCACAACCAATTCAGTTATGGAACAAATACAAAGACGACATATGTAAAGATATCTTGCATCGCTTGCGCATTCAAACGAATAATCCTGTCATCCAAATAACCGATGAAATCTACAGTGAAGGATAG